One Ardenticatenales bacterium genomic region harbors:
- a CDS encoding DUF4012 domain-containing protein: protein MPNADRPSSPRRSRLPLLLTLAGLLLLLAWLGLKGWRIYRAAVSLQTRQQEATTLLAAGLTNLDPNAAEALVMGARADVVILTRETRIFHPLMPHLGWVPRLGPTLVAAPHLLEMADAATAAAAYAFRGLKPGLNLLRNGNSGNDLLAALPTLLAQAGPDLGQATAELDRVATAYAQIENRDALPWQLRQYLPLLDEWLPIARDGLRLAQSAPALLGGDGPRRYLIVAQNEDELRPTGGFISGVGLLTLQDGRIDGLQFDDANVVDDWAHKPYDWPPEPLHQFMASDLFLFRDANFWPDFPTSATAMMDLYTYGQGVPLDGIVATDQRFLQMLLGAIGPVTLPELDATVSNENVLEWIKQAWQPTAADEDLGAWMRSRKSFMGPLAAAMQAKVLQNPGELDFVRLARTMMEAIATKHLLIFVRDAAAASALAEMGWDGRLPTNPDGDLLLVADTNVGFNKANALVDSEMVYEVLLDAAGGGSATLTVRYRHKGNGSEADCIHQTVYTADITYDRLRNDCYWDYARVYAPTGATLLAGTSAPVAAGYFVSGQPWAGQVQSIADPSGLTTFANFLLLRRGESAEQTYAYALPVVTTMAADETRRYQLRWIKQPGTRPQDVQVRVTLPANTQPLTIIPNSGNVQDQTISFTARLNSDMTFTVIFR from the coding sequence ATGCCCAACGCTGACCGTCCCTCCTCCCCCAGACGCTCCCGACTACCCCTCCTGCTCACCCTGGCCGGACTTCTGCTGCTCCTTGCCTGGCTCGGCCTTAAGGGGTGGCGCATCTACCGCGCCGCCGTATCTCTGCAAACACGCCAGCAGGAAGCCACCACGCTCCTGGCAGCGGGATTGACAAACCTTGACCCCAACGCGGCAGAGGCATTGGTCATGGGCGCACGCGCCGATGTCGTTATCCTCACACGGGAAACGCGCATCTTCCACCCCCTCATGCCCCATCTGGGATGGGTTCCCCGGCTCGGTCCCACGCTCGTGGCTGCGCCCCATTTGCTGGAGATGGCAGACGCGGCCACCGCCGCCGCCGCCTACGCCTTCCGCGGCCTCAAGCCCGGGCTGAACCTGTTGCGCAACGGCAACAGTGGCAACGACCTGCTGGCCGCCCTGCCAACCTTGCTGGCGCAGGCCGGCCCTGACCTGGGGCAGGCCACCGCCGAACTGGACCGCGTCGCCACCGCCTACGCCCAAATTGAGAACCGGGACGCGCTCCCCTGGCAGTTGCGCCAGTATCTCCCCCTGCTGGACGAATGGCTGCCCATCGCCCGGGACGGCCTGAGACTGGCGCAGAGCGCGCCCGCGCTGCTGGGCGGCGATGGTCCGCGCCGCTACCTGATCGTGGCCCAAAACGAAGACGAACTGCGCCCCACCGGCGGCTTCATCAGCGGCGTGGGACTGCTCACGCTGCAAGATGGACGGATCGACGGTCTCCAATTCGACGACGCCAACGTGGTGGATGACTGGGCGCACAAGCCGTATGACTGGCCCCCGGAACCGCTGCACCAGTTTATGGCCTCCGATCTGTTCCTATTCCGCGACGCCAACTTCTGGCCCGATTTCCCTACATCGGCCACGGCCATGATGGACCTGTACACCTACGGCCAGGGCGTGCCCCTGGACGGCATCGTCGCCACGGATCAACGGTTTCTACAAATGCTGCTGGGAGCGATTGGTCCGGTGACGCTGCCGGAACTGGACGCCACCGTGAGCAACGAAAACGTGCTGGAATGGATCAAGCAGGCATGGCAGCCAACCGCGGCGGACGAGGACCTGGGCGCATGGATGCGGTCGCGCAAGTCATTTATGGGGCCGCTGGCGGCGGCGATGCAGGCAAAAGTGCTGCAAAATCCGGGCGAGCTTGATTTCGTGCGGCTGGCGCGCACCATGATGGAGGCCATTGCCACCAAGCACTTGCTGATATTCGTGCGCGATGCCGCCGCCGCGTCCGCGCTGGCAGAAATGGGGTGGGATGGCCGCCTGCCCACCAACCCGGATGGCGATCTACTGCTGGTTGCGGACACCAACGTGGGTTTTAACAAGGCGAATGCGCTGGTAGACAGCGAAATGGTCTACGAGGTTCTGCTTGACGCGGCTGGCGGTGGCAGCGCGACCCTGACGGTGCGCTACCGGCACAAGGGGAATGGCAGCGAGGCCGATTGTATTCACCAGACCGTTTATACGGCGGACATCACCTATGACCGGCTGCGTAATGATTGTTATTGGGATTATGCGCGGGTGTATGCCCCAACGGGGGCCACACTACTGGCGGGCACGTCGGCGCCGGTGGCGGCTGGCTATTTTGTGTCCGGGCAGCCGTGGGCGGGTCAGGTGCAGTCAATAGCAGACCCCAGTGGGCTGACAACGTTCGCTAATTTTCTGCTGCTGCGACGTGGCGAATCGGCGGAGCAGACGTATGCGTATGCGCTGCCGGTGGTGACGACAATGGCGGCGGATGAGACGCGGCGCTATCAACTGCGCTGGATTAAGCAACCGGGCACGCGCCCTCAGGACGTGCAGGTGCGGGTGACGCTGCCGGCAAATACGCAGCCGCTCACGATCATCCCCAACAGCGGAAACGTCCAGGACCAGACCATTTCCTTCACGGCCCGCTTAAACAGTGACATGACTTTTACAGTGATTTTCAGATGA
- a CDS encoding nicotinate phosphoribosyltransferase has translation MKQSQRDTTAGILFTDEYQLTMAQLYFRYGLHETTAQFDHFFRSYPDYGVHQAGYCINAGLEWLLDWMETAHFRPQDIDYLRRQTGQNGRQLFADDFLQYLSQHGHFRAITIDAIPEGRVVHANVPLTIIRGPLALAQILETSLLNHLNYQTLIATKASRIRQSGRGQVILEFGLRRAQGLGGNAGARAALIGGAHFTSNVGVSHVLGFPPKGTHAHSMVQVFMAMGAGELEAFRAYADVYPDDCLLLVDTIDTLHSGIPNAIRVFTELKSKGHRPIGIRLDSGDLAYLSIQAARMLDQAGFTDTVIVLSNQLDELTIMQILTQIEMEAPRYGIDADNLLRRLTFGVGTNLITSLGSPALGGVYKLVALRQGDGAWMPAIKISESPAKTPNPGHKRVWRIYDERGQATADLLTLDHEDPRTMDPIILRHPTDHTKYRALRQSAISEIEPLLQTVYDQGRVVSPQPPIDVMRQRRQADLERLDPGVQRILNPHIYHVSLSDSLWQLKQSLIHQAREGMPVYPQYLGGNAA, from the coding sequence ATGAAACAATCTCAACGTGACACAACTGCCGGCATTCTCTTCACCGATGAATACCAGCTCACCATGGCCCAGCTCTACTTCCGCTATGGCCTACACGAAACCACGGCCCAATTCGACCATTTCTTCCGCAGCTACCCCGACTACGGCGTGCACCAGGCAGGTTACTGCATCAACGCCGGGCTGGAATGGCTGCTGGACTGGATGGAAACAGCCCATTTCCGTCCGCAAGACATCGACTACCTGCGCCGGCAAACGGGCCAAAACGGTCGGCAACTCTTCGCCGATGACTTTCTCCAGTATCTCAGTCAGCACGGCCACTTCCGGGCCATTACCATTGACGCCATCCCCGAAGGGCGCGTCGTCCACGCCAACGTCCCCCTCACCATCATTCGAGGGCCACTAGCCCTGGCCCAAATCCTGGAAACCTCGCTGCTCAACCATCTCAACTACCAAACCCTGATCGCCACCAAAGCCTCACGCATTCGTCAGAGCGGACGCGGGCAGGTCATCCTGGAGTTCGGCCTCCGCCGCGCCCAGGGGCTAGGCGGCAACGCAGGCGCGCGCGCGGCCCTGATCGGCGGCGCGCACTTCACCTCCAACGTCGGCGTCTCCCACGTGCTGGGGTTCCCGCCCAAAGGCACGCACGCGCACAGCATGGTGCAGGTCTTCATGGCGATGGGCGCGGGCGAACTGGAAGCGTTCCGCGCCTATGCGGACGTGTACCCCGACGACTGCCTGCTGCTGGTGGACACCATCGACACATTGCACAGCGGCATCCCCAACGCCATCCGCGTCTTCACGGAACTCAAAAGCAAGGGGCATCGTCCCATCGGTATTCGCCTTGATTCTGGCGACCTGGCGTACTTGAGTATCCAGGCGGCCCGGATGCTGGACCAGGCGGGTTTTACGGATACCGTTATTGTGCTGTCCAACCAGCTAGACGAACTGACCATCATGCAAATTCTGACGCAAATTGAGATGGAAGCGCCGCGCTATGGCATTGACGCGGACAATCTGCTGCGACGGCTGACTTTTGGCGTGGGTACGAATTTGATCACGTCGTTGGGCAGTCCGGCGCTGGGGGGCGTTTATAAGTTGGTGGCTTTGCGGCAGGGGGATGGGGCGTGGATGCCGGCAATCAAAATCTCCGAATCCCCCGCCAAAACGCCCAATCCCGGCCACAAGCGCGTCTGGCGCATCTACGACGAACGTGGCCAGGCCACCGCCGACCTGCTCACCCTGGATCACGAAGACCCGCGCACCATGGACCCCATCATCCTGCGCCATCCGACCGACCACACCAAGTACCGCGCCCTGCGACAATCGGCCATCTCCGAGATCGAACCGTTGTTGCAGACCGTTTATGATCAAGGGCGAGTTGTCTCCCCACAACCGCCCATTGACGTGATGCGCCAGCGGCGACAGGCGGATCTGGAGCGCCTGGACCCAGGCGTGCAGCGTATCCTCAATCCACACATCTATCACGTCTCTCTGAGTGACAGTTTGTGGCAGTTAAAACAATCGCTTATTCACCAGGCCAGAGAGGGTATGCCCGTATATCCTCAATATCTCGGGGGAAACGCAGCCTGA
- a CDS encoding SH3 domain-containing protein: MKKRLMILALLAGWAIGGIVPAYAGNTYQTIPTRTPEPEATATNPPAPPGPPGGESTPEPTTAATETTPQATATPVDLAATPEGGYLPTAAPCDLPTVQALSTVNVRQGPGQDYEIVGTLVYLQVQSITGRATNAPWWQITLPGDRIGWVADAAVAVQGNIAYVPPVSAPPLDGGTPTPGPVWNPTPDPTCPPVPTPTPTATSAPPSATPTTPPPAADAGIAADAGIAADAGIAAPLPTTTSSPTTAASLTPEATVTPTVIAPATTAAPTATVAPLEMPANDSGSPPWLLLGGAGLIIAGIAASIMRARRR, from the coding sequence ATGAAGAAGCGATTGATGATTTTGGCGCTGCTGGCGGGTTGGGCGATTGGGGGAATCGTGCCGGCATATGCCGGCAACACCTACCAGACCATTCCCACGCGCACCCCTGAACCAGAGGCCACAGCCACCAACCCACCCGCGCCCCCCGGACCGCCCGGCGGCGAAAGCACCCCTGAACCAACCACCGCGGCCACGGAAACAACCCCGCAAGCCACCGCCACCCCGGTCGATCTGGCCGCTACGCCCGAAGGCGGCTACCTGCCCACCGCCGCCCCATGCGACCTCCCCACCGTGCAAGCCCTATCCACCGTGAATGTGCGCCAGGGGCCGGGGCAGGATTACGAGATTGTGGGCACGCTCGTTTATCTCCAGGTGCAGTCGATTACGGGGCGTGCCACCAACGCCCCCTGGTGGCAGATCACCCTCCCTGGCGACCGCATCGGCTGGGTAGCGGACGCCGCCGTGGCCGTGCAGGGGAATATCGCCTACGTGCCGCCGGTCAGCGCGCCGCCGCTGGATGGCGGCACACCGACGCCCGGCCCGGTGTGGAACCCTACGCCTGATCCCACCTGCCCCCCGGTGCCGACGCCGACGCCGACGGCGACGAGCGCGCCGCCGTCAGCCACGCCAACCACGCCGCCGCCCGCCGCGGATGCCGGCATTGCCGCGGATGCCGGCATTGCCGCGGATGCCGGCATTGCCGCCCCTCTCCCCACCACTACTTCATCCCCAACCACCGCCGCCTCGCTCACGCCGGAGGCCACGGTCACGCCCACCGTCATCGCCCCGGCAACGACGGCGGCTCCTACAGCTACGGTCGCGCCCCTGGAAATGCCGGCAAATGACAGCGGCAGTCCACCCTGGCTGTTGCTAGGGGGGGCGGGGTTGATTATTGCCGGCATCGCCGCTTCTATCATGCGCGCGCGCCGTCGATAG